The bacterium genomic interval TAAAACAGGCGCGCATGGAAGAGGCGCTCGAAGTGGCACGCTACCTCGAGCAGCGTTTTAAAGTTACACTCAATGATGCCGCTCCAATGAAACTTAAGATTGTCGAGAACCCGAGCGGAGACACTTTGGTTTTAGAGTTAAATCTTGTTGAATTAATGCCTACCAACCCAGGAGTTAATACGATTGGCACCGCTGCTGGTTTGTTGGTCCCTGGTGGCGGGCTACTTAAATTTGCTGGCACAGGAAGTATTGCTTTCGAAGGAGTTTTGCGTGATGGCGTCACCAATGATGTCGTAGCGGTCTTTAAGGATCGTGAGCAGGATAAGGGAGGGCCGTTTAGCGTGAAGGATTTTGAAGAGTACGGTCACGTGCGCTCAATTATCGATGAGTGGGCAATGCAGTACGCACTCTTGGCGACCAAACCTCTGGGCACGGAAGTTGCTGATTCCTTGCCAATT includes:
- a CDS encoding DUF3313 family protein yields the protein KQARMEEALEVARYLEQRFKVTLNDAAPMKLKIVENPSGDTLVLELNLVELMPTNPGVNTIGTAAGLLVPGGGLLKFAGTGSIAFEGVLRDGVTNDVVAVFKDREQDKGGPFSVKDFEEYGHVRSIIDEWAMQYALLATKPLGTEVADSLPIALLPY